GAACTGATTGCTGAACTGGTTGAGAAGTTTGTAAAGGATTGAATAAAGAGTTAACCACATTCTGGGGTAACTTAACTAATGGGTCAGCTAAAAAACCAAGGCTAGAGCTAAAGGAAGATACCAATTGATTTAATTGTCCAGCAGATAAATTTTTAGCTGCTTGCTGAATACCAACACCGATTCTATCCAAAGCGAAGGCAGCAACTAAGCGCACAGCTTGATTGGGATCTGTCAAACTGGTAAGTAGGGCAGGAGCTGCACCTTTAGCTTGATCCCCAAGACAGCCAAGAGTTGCACCAGCAAAAAAGCGAACCAGTTCGTCTTTATCTTGCAAACCTCCAATCAGTGCAGGTACAACAGATGTTGGATTTGACACAAAACATCTACCTGTATTTGATTGGATTTTAGGTTGAGCATTCACTTGAGCCTGTGGTTGAACCTGTGGTTGGGCATTTGGTTGAGCTAGTTGTTGCACCTGCTGTTGTAATTGTGGATTTTGATTTTGTAAGGTCTGAATTATACCGGGAACCGCAGCAGCAGCATCTGAGCGTATTTGTGGATTATTGCCCTGTAATCCTTGAATTAAAACAGGTATTGCAGAACTTGCATCAAAACCTGCTGGTGCTTGTTTACCTTGTAACACCTGAATTAGAACTGGTACAGCCCCAGCACCAAGATTAGCACTAGGTTGAGAATTACCGTTGAGGGGTACAGTTACTCTAATATCTTGTCCATTCGCCTGCTGCGCCCAGCTAGCGGTGGTGATCAATAACGGTGAAGACAAGCACAATAAGCCAACTGTTGCTTGGGAGATCATCGCATTCCAACGAACTCGTATCGGGAATTTTGAATGAAGAGATTTAATCATGGGTGTAGGTAGGTAAGTAGGTGCATTTGCAAGATGAATACACCAGTGACGATCGCGATTACGAAAATCACCCAAGATATAAGCAAAAATATTTAGTGCAAGACGATAAACACAGATAGATCATCCGTGTGCATCGGTGTGCATCTGTGTTCGTTTATCTAAAAAAATAAATTCTTGCGAATCTTCCACTTAACTTTACACAGTTTTACAAAATTATTGCGTAAAAGAATCTCGCACAAATGTAGCAATATTAAAGAAGCAACTATAAATAATGCTATAAAAATGAGACTAAGATTATCAGGTCAAGTATTGACAGGGGTTGTAGGGTTCTGTGGAATTGCTATATTGACTTTGACCGCATCTGTAGTACCCGCTAATGCTAAACAGATAACCAGCCTTTCCACAATAGAGCGAACTACAACCACTAAAGCCGATGACTTCTACAATCAGGGAGTCAATAAGTATAATCAAGGAGATTTAGAAGGTGCGATCGCAGCTTTTTCCGCAGCCATTGGACTTGATCCCAATGATGCGATCGCTTATGTGAACCGGGGCTATACCCGTTATGATTTAGGAGACAAACAAGGAGCAATCAAGGACTTTACCGCAGCAATTCGCCTCAACCCTCGTGATCCTGTTGCTTACGTCAATCGCGGATATAGCCGTTATGACTTGGGAGACAGCCAAAGTGCCATACAGGACTATAACAGAGCTATTAATCTTGATCCTAATTATGCTCTTGCCTACTACAACCGAGGTCTTGCCCGCAATGATTTAGGAGACAAAAAAGGAGCAATAGAAGACCATAACATAGCAATTCGTCTTAACCCAAATGATGCCCTTGCCTATGTGGGTCGAGGGAATGTCCGTGATGAACAAGGAGATCACAAGGGAGCAATAGAAGACTATAACCAAGCACTGCGCCTTAATCCCAACGAAGCTTTTGCTTATTACAACCGGGGTGTAACTCGTTATAACCAAGCAGACTCCTTTGGGGCAATAAAAGACTTTGAAAAGGCCGCAGATCTATTTTTACAACAAGGAAATACTACACAGTATCAACAAGTTTTAGAATTGATTACTAAAATTGAGCAGCAGACAGGGGAAAACTTGGTTTCTATTTGATAGATAAATAACGCAGAGGATCGCAAAGGAAACGCGGAGATACGCAGAGTTTTTCTGAGTTTTTTTGCCACGAATTTGTGAACTCTATAACTCTCTTATACTAAGTCCGGCTAATTGCTTATGATATGAAGCAAAGTCATTGGAGAAGAAGTTTTTTCCATTACCCATTATCAATTACCGACCTCAACGGATAATATCAGTGTTCAACCGGACACGATATTATTTTTCTATTGCAACCCTGTCTTTTTCAGTGTAATACTCCCTTATTGGGTATACGCTAATGATACTGTCTCCAATTATAAAAAATGTGCCTTCTTGCTCGTCTTTAGAAAACTGCAAATGCGGATATTTTTGAGTAAGCTTTTCCGCAGTTATAGCCTTTGCATTCATTCCATCTGGCAACACTCCGGTGGAACCAATATATAGTACTAAGGGGCTAATTTTGTCACGGTAAATTTTTGAGGTAAATTCCTCTAACTTCGCATTAGCAGTAAAGAGGGCTGCTAGCAGTTCATCTTTGTTGATACTTTTGCGATCGCGCTGCTGTTGCAAAATTTGTGCCAAGTTCTCAGCACCGATTTTGTTAAGAATACCAGCAACAATACCATTGTTATCTAGTCCCAGAAAATCATCAAAAATCTGTTTCATGAACTCATCCACCGGAGTAATTTTTATCCGAGATGATAATTGCTTGTGTCTGCAAGCGATATTTTCATGAAAAATCATATCAAAGCTAGGCTTGGAGATAATTTCTCCAGTTGCTGTGTGATACACTTCATACATTCTGTCAAGAAATTTGTTAGCAGAATGTAGTTTACCTAGATTGAGAATGTCTTTGCTGCCAATATCAATTTTGTAGCTAATGCGTGCATCAAGATGATGTTTAGCTAAAGCTTTTTTAATATTAGTATATTCGTTAGTTGTGGGAAAGTTGAGGTTCACATTTTTGGAAATATAATACTTTCTCAACTCTTCTAACTGTTCTGGTAAAAAGATATCTGACTCTTTTTTCAAAAGTGCAGAAAGAATACTTGCAAGTACTTTAGCTTCTGCAAGTTGATCAAATAAACCCTCAATACTACTGTAATGTTGCTCAATGGGTATAAGGGGCAGATGGTCTAATCTAATGGTATACTCACGACGAAAATCATACTCTTCGTTTTCTACTACACCTTTTGCTCGTAGCAAGTCAAAAGTTTTTTTGCTGCTAATCTTAACTTGTAGTGATTTGACATTGGCTTTGCCTTCACTAACAATCGTGTAATTATTAAAGCTATTTAAGTTATTTACCAATAAACCCGCAACTTCAAAAATAGGAGTTTTATCTTCTGTTTTGATCAGTCTGACTTTGCGGGTAATCAGCATGTTGATATTGGCTGTGTTATGGTTAAGTTCAAATGTACCCATACCAACATATTCACCATTGTCTAGGTATTGTGTTGTCAGCCAAGGTTTAATAAGATTACTATTTTCATCTCTATAACCTGGAACCCTTTTAACACCTATTCTTTGATAGTTTGCTTGTAGATGCTTGAGGTTGATAATAATGTTATTGCGATGCGCTTCCAAAATTTTCAGCAGTTCCAACAGAGAAATTATGTTGTTTTGTTGAGAAGATATCTGATAATTTTTGGCAGATTTTTTTGCCATAACTAACCTACCCTGGTTTACTTAAATAGGAATTTTAATAAGATATGTTAATAAACCACACAGAGCGTAGAGAAGTAGAAAAAGAGGATGTGTTGAGAATTGGTTTACTTGGCAAAGTTTGTGTGACAAAGTACTAGTTATCCTGCAAATATGTAACACCAAATTTGCAGTGTTTGTTCATTTACTAAAAATGTTAAATGTAGCCCTATACATTCACATTACACACTTAATTTTGAATTCCTATAGTACAATTGTACCACAGCCAAATCATTTGTGGGGTAGCAACGCCTGCTATTTTCTCTACGCTCTCAGTATCTGCGCGGTGAAAACCTTTTTTACTTAATTAAATTTTTAACGCCAAGTAAACTAAATAAAAATAAGTTTCTCGCATCAGAAACGTTACCTGAGCGTTGAAACTTTGATAGCGAGTAGTAGGTGTAGGGGATGAATACGCATCCATTCCTAAATCTTTCGCCATCAACACAGAACGCTTCATGTGTAGCGGGTCACTGACAATGAGAAACTTGGTCAATGGATAAGCAGCAGCTACCGACTGAGCATTTTTGAGATTCTGGTAAGTTGTGCGAGATTGAGTTTCAACGAGAATGTCAGACGCTTTTACACCCTGCGCTACAGCGTAATTTTTACCAACAATGCCTTCAGCTGGTTCATTGCTTTCGCCAACTCCACCCGTAAAAATGATGGTATGAACATCTCTGTTTTTATAGAGATCAATGGCGTGGTTAATTCGTTCTCGAAAAACAGGCGAAGGTTCTTCTCCCCAAACAGCTGCTCCTAACACTATTGCTGCATCTGCTTTGATGTTATCGCTCCTACTACCATACAGATAGATACTCAATGCTGTAGATGTGATTCCCAACAGGAATGCAGATAGCAGAGCAAGTAAAACCAGAGATAGCCATTTTCGTTTGATTTTATAATAAGGCATGCCAAAGTAAAAGGGAGCTTCTGTAGATAGACACAAGACAGTCAAAACTATTTATTAACTCTCATTTAACTTTAACCAAAACGCCCAGACACATAATCACGGGTGCGTTCATCAAGTGCTGTAGTAAAAATTTGAGATGTTGCTCCAAATTCAATCATTTGACCAATACGACTTTCATCCGTGCTGAAGAAAGCTGTAAAATCTGAGACACGAGCTGCTTGCTGCATGTTATGGGTAACAATAGCAATTGTTAATTCTCCACGCAAACTATGAATTAATTCTTCTATTTTCATAGTTGCAATTGGATCAAGGGCGGAACAGGGTTCATCCATGAGTAAAACT
Above is a genomic segment from Fischerella sp. JS2 containing:
- a CDS encoding HEAT repeat domain-containing protein, whose product is MGDFRNRDRHWCIHLANAPTYLPTPMIKSLHSKFPIRVRWNAMISQATVGLLCLSSPLLITTASWAQQANGQDIRVTVPLNGNSQPSANLGAGAVPVLIQVLQGKQAPAGFDASSAIPVLIQGLQGNNPQIRSDAAAAVPGIIQTLQNQNPQLQQQVQQLAQPNAQPQVQPQAQVNAQPKIQSNTGRCFVSNPTSVVPALIGGLQDKDELVRFFAGATLGCLGDQAKGAAPALLTSLTDPNQAVRLVAAFALDRIGVGIQQAAKNLSAGQLNQLVSSFSSSLGFLADPLVKLPQNVVNSLFNPLQTSQPVQQSVQQPVQQSVQQPVQQPVQQPVQQPR
- a CDS encoding tetratricopeptide repeat protein — protein: MRLRLSGQVLTGVVGFCGIAILTLTASVVPANAKQITSLSTIERTTTTKADDFYNQGVNKYNQGDLEGAIAAFSAAIGLDPNDAIAYVNRGYTRYDLGDKQGAIKDFTAAIRLNPRDPVAYVNRGYSRYDLGDSQSAIQDYNRAINLDPNYALAYYNRGLARNDLGDKKGAIEDHNIAIRLNPNDALAYVGRGNVRDEQGDHKGAIEDYNQALRLNPNEAFAYYNRGVTRYNQADSFGAIKDFEKAADLFLQQGNTTQYQQVLELITKIEQQTGENLVSI
- a CDS encoding YdcF family protein codes for the protein MPYYKIKRKWLSLVLLALLSAFLLGITSTALSIYLYGSRSDNIKADAAIVLGAAVWGEEPSPVFRERINHAIDLYKNRDVHTIIFTGGVGESNEPAEGIVGKNYAVAQGVKASDILVETQSRTTYQNLKNAQSVAAAYPLTKFLIVSDPLHMKRSVLMAKDLGMDAYSSPTPTTRYQSFNAQVTFLMRETYFYLVYLALKI